A window of the Yersinia rochesterensis genome harbors these coding sequences:
- a CDS encoding hemagglutinin repeat-containing protein encodes MNKNLYRIVFNKARGLLMVVADIAASGRAASSPSSGVGHTQSRRLSALSTLSFSLLLALGCVSLPALSAIVADASAPGNQQPTIISSANGTPQVNIQTPSSGGVSRNLYSQFDVDNRGVILNNGQGVNQTQLGGFINGNPSLARGEASIILNEVNSRDPSKLNGYIEVAGRKAQVVIANPSGITCEGCGFINANRATLTTGQTQLNNGQLTGFDVDRGEIVIQGKGLDSSRQDHTDLIARSVKVNAGIWANDLKVTTGRNQVDAAHQNSNAKAADGSARPTVAVDVANLGGMYAGKIRLIGTESGVGVRNAGEIGASAGDITITADGMLMNSGQINSVQHLAVNAAAGIENAGVLYAQGNTQLTTAGKLSNSGTIAAAGDTSLRAAEVNSNRNSMLGAGVKSDNSNITSGTLRVDASGKLTAQGKNISGTTQNFTAHSIDLSGSQTQSRDLTLTAQNGDINLTGANLSASRQLSASTAFLLRTDNASLIADQLKLSAQALSNVGGLIAQTGTTDFNLNLPGYVDNRGGSLLSAGKFLLQAESVNSNGNSQLGAGVQSNGKLAQSGDLNVTTRQALIAQGQNVAVGAMTLSGSRVDLTGSQTSASNIAITARDGDISTQKATVLTPGALTITAAVNPAQTLNNNGGKLHADTLELKLAKLDNSNGEIAAATDLWIRLQSDFTHQTGARVTAGRDLVFNTSGTLINQYKLEAGRDMQLTALSISNTNDSSALLAGRNLSLSTNGLFNSGAIYAAGVGQLTVNGKAENRGEIYTEQQLTFTTTGNLDNRGVMQTRGNMQLSTQRDLNNSGTLYSAGDQMQLSVTGDLTNQGKLHAANGDLLLLTNGNLDNSGSFYGAGNSLFTTQGNVLNSGSIYTQGTLQWQIAGRAQNSGSIAALGDLQLRANDLLSTHQSLIAAGLKADGNLANSGDLAIHTEHALIAQGQNIAAGALALAGSQLDLTGSQTQANAITLTAKSGDITLTGAVVKAVMRLSASTNGLLRSDKANLMAEQITLAAQALSNLGGVIAQTGIMDFTLNLAGYLDNRAGTLLAKGHVTVQAERLDSDGDSLLGAGVQSNGRLTDAGDLRVTTRQELVAQGQNIAAGAMTLTGSRIDLTGSQTQAREINITANKGNVSTQRANILSLGSLTMNAGANAGQTLNNQSGTLAANNIQLNLGQFDNRSGKVTASQDLTIGLQSDFNHLADSTLQAGRDLTFITNGALTNDGQLLAGGKLSTRSSSLLNNGNIIATQAGLTTTGALINHGEILTSGRLDTDSTTLFNSGAIISAEATLKARQSITNSGPNALIGATDENGTLALLAPVIENSDTVTNTDTAPSTTLLGMGKIILAGALDQSGNYLSAAQVLNISGLIESGKDMLIYATTLTNRRHILTANTDFVVADTVNGTAYWTAENPDIPGGRYAEPPHGGSMNSDYIGTNYTSTIAYNGIDQISPEAQLLAGGNLTPQVGTLENFWSKVSAQGEIDLSGVTLQQDGWGSAQRLIEKTTSSGEWRYRTYKGDLWGIGWGPEVSELATHQYASSITAKTLSGSGTIIHNGANPGAIAPPSGSDSTGKNIAIEFNGISLTLPSGGLYQLNTDQGQYAPDPDGELSLEAINNPSANVDRSGLSAPDRAVSGGYLVETHPAFANLNNWRGSDYVLQQLNNNPDVIFKRLGDNAYEQRLVRDQVLALTGQAVASDYRSAQEQFEQLFAAGLEYSKAFNIALGTHLSAEQMAALTSNIILMETREVAGQTVLVPVVYLAGIKPGELHANGALIAADNITLTNVQGFTNSGAIKATNDLQISMAQDITLNNRGGLLQAGNTMLLSTLNTDIDLTSARLNATNLQLDSGRDVILRTSSEQLSSSNGSVLRNQTILGPLASINVSNNAVINTGRDFILQGAGLNVGQDLQVNTGGDWLLNTVQTRDQISANYGSGSASSEHIRHLGSEVNVGGALTANVNNLTAVGANINAGTIDVQAQNINLSAATDSLQVSGESSSKRHTSSVELYDETLRGSQLNATGDIHLQTAKDITLSASAIQTDGALTLAAGGDVTLTAQTEQHDEQRNHTGTKKGLASSTTTRSEDSISQTLAVGSMLSAGSLDVSGKNIAVIGSNVVADKDINLRAKENLTVGSAQQSESESHLYEQTKSGLMSAGGMGVMAGSSSTKVTDTGKSLSNVGSTVGSVLGNVSMTAGEDLTVQGSDVLAGKDINLSGKSVSILAAENHSSQTHSVEQKSSGLTLALSGAVGSALNTAATTAKEARDESNGRLAALQGVKAALSGAQAVQAGQLVQAQGGDAASMVGVSASLGSQKSSSQQHQEQTSVTGSTLTAGNNLTVTATGEGNSGDILVQGSQLKAGGDTTLDAARDLLLLGAANTQKTDGSNSSSGGSVGVSLGLNGASSGLSIFANANKGQGNEHGNGTTWTETTLDSGGTLSLNSGRDTSLIGAQASGESVKVDVGRDLLLQSQQDSDNYDAKQTSSSGGVSVAVTGGGSANLSMSQDKLHSNYDSVQEQTGIFAGAGGFDITVGEHTQLDGAVIASTADQSKNSLDTGTLGFSDIENKADFNAEHQGGSLSSGGPVGSDLLSNLGGVVLSGLGNDGHAGGTTQAAVSEGNITLRDTDKQQQNVDDLSRDTDHANGSIGPIFDKEKEQNRLKEAQLIGEIGGQAMDIARTQGDILGLEEALKRHPELKGDADALRETPEYKAEMQKYGTGSALQQGLQAATAAIQGLAGGNMAQALAGASAPYLAEVIHNMTTDANGKVNTEANLMAHAVLGAVVAQINGNSALAGASGAAMGEYIAQQMYPGIKREDLTEEQRQTISALGTLAAGLAGGLTGDSTADTVAGAQAGKNAVENNSLSGDKSRETVKQAAESLKNQVRDKLGEGTTSSIANGIINALADTGDATLGSVDYVADAAMALASCAAGDSYCTQALNDLAGKNQAAADTLKTLMKSETWTAVAGQVKEAAQGNQLALEATGGMLAGLFLPGKKLPDVVKLIDSNIKIVTGVTVGTFEKSLVGLPPGERVAIIKQTAPKVAAEYGMVKDNQLTKNNGRDVYRGQDGNLYALDTQHGRFEVVSPKGKHLGEVDFSMQKIPNSQDKSGSHNLKVK; translated from the coding sequence ATGAATAAGAACCTATACCGTATCGTGTTCAACAAGGCGCGTGGCTTGTTGATGGTGGTGGCCGATATCGCCGCCTCCGGTCGGGCGGCTTCCTCGCCCTCGTCAGGTGTTGGGCATACTCAAAGCCGCCGTCTCAGTGCCTTATCAACATTGAGTTTCAGTCTGCTATTGGCTTTGGGTTGTGTCTCTTTACCCGCCCTGTCCGCGATTGTCGCCGATGCCAGTGCGCCGGGGAATCAGCAGCCAACCATTATCAGCAGCGCCAACGGTACGCCGCAGGTCAATATTCAGACGCCCAGCAGTGGCGGGGTTTCGCGTAACCTTTACAGCCAATTTGATGTCGATAATCGCGGCGTGATCCTCAACAACGGCCAGGGTGTCAACCAGACCCAGCTCGGCGGTTTTATCAACGGTAACCCGTCGCTGGCGCGCGGTGAAGCCAGCATTATTCTCAACGAAGTCAACAGCCGTGACCCGAGTAAACTCAATGGCTATATCGAAGTTGCAGGCCGCAAAGCGCAGGTGGTTATTGCCAACCCATCAGGCATTACCTGTGAGGGCTGCGGCTTTATCAACGCCAACCGTGCGACCTTAACCACCGGTCAGACGCAGCTTAATAATGGCCAGCTCACCGGCTTTGATGTGGATCGCGGTGAAATTGTTATTCAAGGCAAAGGTCTAGACAGCAGCCGTCAAGACCATACCGATCTTATCGCCCGCTCTGTCAAAGTGAATGCGGGTATCTGGGCCAATGATTTGAAAGTCACCACCGGGCGCAATCAGGTAGATGCCGCCCATCAGAATAGTAACGCCAAAGCCGCCGATGGCAGCGCCCGCCCTACTGTGGCGGTGGATGTTGCCAATTTGGGTGGCATGTACGCTGGTAAAATTCGCTTGATCGGCACTGAAAGCGGTGTTGGTGTGCGTAATGCCGGTGAAATAGGCGCATCAGCGGGCGATATCACCATTACGGCTGACGGCATGCTGATGAACAGCGGCCAGATCAACAGTGTCCAGCACTTGGCGGTGAATGCCGCTGCGGGCATAGAGAATGCCGGGGTGCTCTATGCGCAGGGCAATACCCAGCTCACTACTGCGGGTAAGCTGAGTAACAGTGGCACTATCGCGGCGGCGGGTGATACCTCATTGCGTGCGGCAGAGGTGAACAGCAACCGCAACTCTATGTTGGGCGCAGGGGTCAAGTCGGACAACAGCAACATTACCAGCGGCACCTTGCGCGTTGACGCCAGTGGGAAGTTAACCGCCCAAGGGAAAAATATTAGCGGCACGACGCAGAATTTCACTGCGCACAGTATTGATCTGAGTGGCAGCCAAACTCAGAGCCGAGACCTGACACTCACCGCCCAAAATGGAGACATTAATCTCACTGGCGCAAATCTGTCCGCCAGCCGTCAGCTGTCTGCCTCGACGGCTTTTTTGTTACGAACGGATAACGCCAGCCTGATTGCGGATCAGCTCAAGCTTAGCGCCCAAGCACTCTCCAATGTCGGCGGCCTGATCGCGCAAACCGGCACCACCGATTTCAACCTGAATCTTCCGGGTTATGTCGATAACCGTGGCGGCTCCCTCCTGTCTGCCGGTAAATTCTTGCTGCAAGCCGAAAGCGTGAACAGCAACGGCAATAGCCAGCTGGGCGCAGGTGTACAGAGCAATGGCAAACTGGCCCAAAGTGGAGATCTTAATGTCACCACGCGGCAAGCTTTGATTGCTCAGGGGCAAAATGTGGCGGTGGGGGCCATGACATTATCCGGTAGCCGTGTCGATCTCACCGGTAGCCAGACTTCTGCGAGCAATATCGCCATCACTGCGCGTGACGGCGATATTTCTACGCAAAAAGCGACGGTGCTCACTCCCGGCGCTCTTACCATCACTGCAGCGGTAAATCCTGCACAAACGCTGAATAACAACGGCGGCAAATTACATGCCGACACCCTCGAACTCAAGCTGGCTAAATTAGATAACAGCAACGGGGAGATAGCGGCGGCGACCGACCTGTGGATACGGCTGCAAAGTGATTTCACTCACCAGACCGGCGCGCGTGTCACGGCAGGTCGTGACCTGGTCTTTAACACCAGTGGCACACTGATTAACCAGTATAAACTGGAAGCCGGGCGCGATATGCAGCTCACCGCGCTCAGCATCAGCAACACCAATGACAGCAGCGCCCTGCTGGCCGGTCGGAACTTGTCATTAAGCACCAATGGCCTGTTTAACAGCGGCGCTATTTATGCGGCCGGTGTCGGGCAATTGACGGTTAATGGCAAGGCTGAAAACCGCGGTGAGATTTACACCGAACAGCAGTTAACTTTCACCACCACCGGCAATTTGGATAACCGCGGTGTGATGCAAACTCGCGGGAATATGCAGTTATCGACGCAGCGCGACCTCAATAACAGTGGCACGCTGTACAGCGCTGGTGACCAGATGCAACTGTCAGTCACCGGCGACCTGACCAACCAAGGCAAGTTGCACGCCGCCAATGGCGACCTGCTGCTGTTGACCAACGGCAATCTGGATAACAGCGGTAGCTTCTATGGCGCAGGGAACAGTCTGTTTACGACTCAGGGGAACGTACTTAACAGCGGCTCGATTTACACCCAAGGCACGCTCCAGTGGCAGATAGCTGGGCGAGCACAGAACAGCGGTTCCATCGCCGCGCTGGGTGACCTCCAACTGCGGGCTAATGATTTACTCAGCACCCATCAATCCCTGATAGCAGCTGGATTGAAAGCGGATGGTAACCTTGCCAATAGTGGCGATTTGGCTATCCATACTGAGCACGCTTTGATAGCGCAAGGGCAAAATATCGCCGCAGGGGCATTGGCGCTGGCGGGTAGCCAGCTTGATTTAACCGGCAGCCAAACTCAGGCCAACGCCATTACCCTCACAGCTAAATCCGGGGATATCACTTTAACTGGGGCAGTGGTTAAAGCCGTCATGCGCCTGTCTGCCAGCACTAACGGCCTGCTGCGCAGCGATAAAGCTAACCTGATGGCGGAGCAGATAACACTCGCCGCGCAAGCACTCTCCAACCTCGGCGGGGTGATAGCACAAACCGGTATCATGGATTTCACTCTCAATCTGGCCGGTTATCTGGATAACCGCGCCGGCACGCTGCTTGCCAAAGGTCACGTGACAGTACAGGCGGAGCGTCTGGATAGCGACGGCGACAGTCTATTGGGGGCGGGAGTGCAGAGTAATGGCCGCCTGACTGATGCCGGTGATCTGCGGGTGACCACCCGTCAGGAGTTAGTGGCGCAAGGGCAAAATATCGCCGCAGGGGCGATGACGCTAACGGGTAGCCGGATTGATTTAACCGGCAGCCAAACACAAGCCAGAGAGATAAACATCACCGCCAACAAGGGGAATGTCAGCACGCAGCGCGCCAATATCCTCTCCCTTGGCTCGCTGACCATGAATGCCGGTGCAAATGCAGGGCAAACCCTCAATAACCAGAGTGGCACGCTGGCAGCAAATAATATCCAATTAAATTTGGGTCAGTTTGATAACCGCAGCGGCAAGGTGACCGCCAGTCAGGATCTGACTATTGGCTTACAGAGCGATTTCAATCATCTGGCCGATTCAACACTTCAGGCTGGGCGTGATTTAACCTTTATCACCAATGGGGCTTTAACCAACGACGGGCAGTTATTGGCGGGTGGCAAACTCAGCACCCGTTCGAGCAGCTTACTGAATAACGGCAATATTATCGCGACGCAAGCCGGGCTAACCACCACAGGTGCCTTGATTAATCACGGCGAAATATTAACCAGCGGGCGGCTCGATACCGACTCCACCACCCTGTTCAATAGCGGCGCCATTATTAGCGCAGAAGCCACACTCAAAGCACGTCAAAGCATCACTAACTCCGGCCCTAACGCCTTGATCGGCGCGACCGATGAGAACGGCACCTTAGCCTTGCTGGCTCCGGTGATTGAAAACAGTGATACCGTCACCAACACCGACACCGCCCCGAGCACCACCCTGTTAGGCATGGGCAAGATTATCCTGGCGGGCGCTCTGGACCAGAGTGGTAATTATCTGTCGGCCGCTCAGGTACTCAATATTTCTGGCCTGATTGAATCCGGCAAAGATATGTTGATTTACGCCACGACACTGACCAATCGTCGTCATATTCTCACCGCCAATACTGACTTTGTCGTCGCGGATACGGTGAATGGGACTGCTTACTGGACAGCCGAAAACCCCGATATTCCAGGTGGGCGCTATGCAGAACCGCCTCATGGCGGCTCGATGAACAGCGATTATATCGGCACGAATTATACGTCGACCATTGCCTATAACGGCATCGATCAAATCAGCCCGGAAGCACAGTTGTTAGCCGGTGGAAACCTGACCCCGCAGGTCGGCACGCTGGAAAACTTCTGGAGCAAAGTGAGCGCGCAAGGCGAGATTGATCTCTCCGGTGTCACCCTGCAACAAGATGGTTGGGGCAGCGCACAACGTCTGATAGAAAAAACCACCTCCAGCGGTGAGTGGCGCTACCGTACCTACAAAGGCGATTTGTGGGGCATCGGTTGGGGGCCGGAGGTGAGTGAGCTGGCCACCCACCAATATGCCTCGAGTATCACCGCAAAAACCCTCAGCGGCAGTGGCACGATTATTCATAATGGCGCCAACCCCGGCGCGATCGCCCCACCGAGTGGCAGCGACAGTACCGGGAAAAATATCGCCATCGAATTTAACGGTATTTCCCTGACACTCCCCAGCGGTGGGCTATATCAGCTCAACACTGACCAAGGTCAATACGCGCCGGATCCTGACGGGGAACTCTCGCTTGAGGCTATCAATAACCCATCCGCCAATGTGGACAGATCTGGCCTCTCCGCCCCTGATCGTGCGGTGAGCGGCGGCTATCTGGTCGAAACCCACCCGGCATTTGCCAATCTGAATAACTGGCGCGGCTCGGACTATGTGCTCCAGCAGCTCAATAACAACCCCGATGTGATATTCAAACGTCTGGGGGATAATGCCTATGAACAACGTCTGGTGCGCGACCAAGTGCTGGCATTGACCGGTCAGGCGGTCGCCAGTGATTACCGCAGCGCCCAGGAGCAGTTCGAGCAACTGTTTGCGGCGGGGCTTGAGTACAGCAAGGCGTTCAATATTGCCCTCGGTACCCACCTCAGTGCCGAGCAGATGGCGGCACTGACCAGCAATATCATCCTCATGGAAACCCGTGAAGTCGCCGGACAAACCGTATTAGTCCCAGTGGTCTATCTGGCGGGGATTAAACCGGGTGAGTTGCATGCCAACGGCGCATTGATTGCGGCTGACAATATCACCTTAACGAATGTGCAGGGTTTCACTAACTCGGGGGCGATTAAAGCCACCAATGACCTGCAAATCAGTATGGCGCAAGACATCACGCTCAATAACCGTGGCGGCCTGCTTCAGGCGGGCAATACTATGCTGCTCAGTACCCTGAACACTGATATTGACCTGACCAGTGCGCGACTCAATGCCACCAACCTGCAACTGGACAGTGGCCGCGATGTCATCCTGCGCACCAGCAGTGAACAACTCAGTAGCAGCAATGGCTCAGTGCTGCGTAATCAAACCATTTTGGGGCCGCTGGCGAGTATCAATGTCAGCAATAACGCGGTGATTAATACCGGGCGCGATTTTATCCTACAAGGTGCCGGCCTCAATGTCGGTCAGGATTTGCAGGTCAATACCGGCGGTGACTGGCTGCTCAATACGGTACAAACCCGCGACCAGATAAGTGCAAATTATGGCAGTGGCAGCGCGAGCAGTGAGCATATCCGCCATCTGGGCAGTGAGGTCAATGTCGGCGGTGCGCTAACCGCCAATGTCAATAATCTGACCGCGGTGGGGGCCAATATCAATGCCGGCACTATTGATGTGCAGGCGCAAAATATTAACCTCAGCGCCGCCACCGACAGCCTGCAGGTCAGCGGTGAATCCTCAAGCAAACGCCATACCAGCTCAGTGGAGCTTTATGATGAAACCCTGCGCGGCAGCCAGTTAAACGCCACCGGCGATATCCATTTGCAGACGGCAAAAGACATCACCCTCAGCGCCAGCGCGATACAAACTGACGGCGCGCTGACACTGGCGGCGGGCGGCGATGTCACCCTCACCGCCCAGACTGAACAGCATGATGAGCAGCGCAATCATACCGGCACTAAAAAAGGGCTGGCCTCCAGCACCACCACCCGCAGCGAAGACAGTATTAGCCAGACGCTGGCGGTCGGCTCCATGCTGTCTGCCGGTTCTCTTGATGTCAGTGGCAAAAATATCGCGGTCATCGGCAGCAATGTGGTGGCAGACAAGGATATCAACCTGCGGGCAAAAGAGAACCTCACCGTCGGCAGCGCGCAGCAGAGCGAGAGTGAATCTCACCTGTATGAGCAGACAAAATCCGGCCTGATGAGCGCCGGCGGCATGGGTGTCATGGCCGGCAGCAGCAGCACCAAAGTCACCGATACGGGCAAATCCCTCTCCAACGTCGGCAGCACCGTCGGCAGCGTACTGGGCAATGTCAGCATGACCGCCGGTGAAGACCTGACGGTGCAAGGCTCCGACGTGTTGGCCGGTAAAGACATTAATCTGAGCGGTAAGAGCGTCAGTATTTTGGCGGCGGAAAATCACAGCAGCCAGACTCATAGCGTCGAGCAAAAAAGCAGCGGCCTGACACTGGCGCTGTCCGGTGCGGTCGGCAGCGCTCTCAATACCGCGGCCACCACCGCCAAAGAGGCCCGCGACGAAAGCAATGGCCGATTAGCCGCGTTGCAAGGGGTGAAAGCCGCACTCAGTGGCGCGCAGGCGGTGCAGGCCGGCCAACTGGTGCAGGCGCAAGGGGGCGATGCCGCCAGCATGGTCGGTGTCAGCGCCTCATTAGGCTCACAAAAATCGTCCTCACAGCAGCATCAGGAACAGACCAGCGTGACCGGTTCGACCCTGACGGCGGGCAACAACCTGACGGTGACAGCCACCGGCGAGGGGAACAGCGGCGATATTCTGGTGCAAGGCAGCCAGCTTAAAGCCGGCGGTGATACCACCTTAGATGCCGCCCGCGACTTGCTGTTACTCGGTGCCGCCAACACGCAGAAAACCGACGGCAGTAACAGCAGCAGCGGCGGCAGCGTAGGGGTCAGTCTCGGTTTGAATGGTGCCAGCAGTGGCCTGAGCATCTTTGCCAACGCCAACAAGGGCCAGGGCAATGAACACGGCAACGGCACCACCTGGACTGAAACCACCCTCGACAGCGGCGGCACCCTGTCGCTCAACAGCGGCCGCGATACCTCGCTGATTGGCGCGCAGGCCAGCGGCGAAAGCGTCAAGGTGGATGTCGGCCGCGACCTGCTGCTGCAAAGCCAGCAAGACAGCGATAATTATGATGCGAAGCAGACCAGCAGCAGCGGCGGTGTCAGCGTGGCGGTGACCGGCGGCGGCTCGGCCAACCTGAGCATGAGTCAGGACAAACTGCACAGCAATTATGACTCGGTGCAGGAACAGACCGGCATCTTTGCGGGCGCTGGCGGCTTTGATATCACCGTCGGCGAGCATACTCAGCTGGATGGCGCAGTGATTGCCAGCACCGCAGACCAGAGTAAAAATAGTCTGGACACCGGCACACTGGGCTTCAGTGATATTGAGAATAAAGCCGATTTCAACGCCGAGCATCAGGGCGGCAGCCTGAGCAGCGGCGGCCCGGTGGGGTCTGACCTGCTGAGCAATCTGGGCGGCGTGGTGCTGTCGGGGCTGGGTAATGACGGTCATGCCGGGGGCACCACACAGGCGGCGGTCAGTGAGGGCAACATCACCCTCCGTGATACCGATAAACAACAGCAGAATGTCGATGACCTGAGCCGCGACACCGACCATGCCAACGGCAGCATCGGCCCGATATTTGATAAAGAGAAAGAGCAAAACCGCCTCAAAGAAGCACAGCTGATTGGCGAGATAGGCGGTCAGGCGATGGATATTGCGCGGACGCAGGGGGATATTCTCGGGCTTGAGGAAGCGTTGAAACGCCATCCTGAGCTGAAAGGCGATGCGGATGCCTTACGCGAAACACCCGAATACAAAGCCGAAATGCAGAAATACGGCACCGGCAGCGCACTGCAACAGGGGCTTCAGGCCGCCACCGCCGCTATTCAAGGGCTGGCGGGCGGGAATATGGCGCAAGCGCTGGCAGGGGCTTCCGCGCCCTATCTGGCTGAAGTGATTCACAATATGACAACCGATGCCAACGGCAAGGTCAACACTGAAGCCAACCTAATGGCCCATGCGGTACTGGGTGCGGTCGTGGCGCAGATAAACGGCAACAGTGCGCTGGCGGGCGCTTCGGGTGCAGCGATGGGTGAGTATATCGCCCAGCAGATGTATCCTGGTATCAAACGTGAAGACTTGACAGAAGAGCAACGACAAACCATCAGCGCATTGGGTACACTGGCGGCAGGATTAGCCGGTGGATTGACCGGCGACAGCACCGCTGATACGGTTGCCGGTGCACAGGCTGGGAAAAATGCGGTTGAGAATAACTCCCTGAGTGGTGACAAATCCCGTGAAACGGTTAAACAGGCCGCGGAATCCCTGAAAAATCAGGTTAGGGATAAGCTTGGTGAGGGCACAACCTCTTCCATTGCGAACGGTATTATTAATGCTCTTGCCGATACCGGCGATGCGACGTTGGGATCAGTGGATTATGTAGCCGATGCAGCGATGGCACTGGCTTCATGTGCTGCCGGAGACAGTTACTGCACTCAGGCATTAAACGATCTGGCGGGTAAAAATCAAGCTGCAGCAGATACGCTGAAAACCCTGATGAAGAGTGAAACCTGGACAGCGGTTGCAGGACAGGTGAAAGAAGCTGCACAAGGTAACCAGCTTGCACTGGAAGCCACGGGCGGAATGCTGGCGGGCCTTTTCCTGCCGGGTAAGAAATTACCTGATGTTGTTAAACTTATTGATTCAAACATCAAAATTGTAACGGGTGTAACTGTTGGTACTTTCGAAAAAAGTTTAGTCGGACTTCCTCCGGGAGAGCGTGTCGCGATTATAAAACAAACAGCCCCGAAAGTTGCAGCAGAATACGGCATGGTTAAAGATAATCAGCTAACTAAAAATAATGGGCGCGATGTGTATCGAGGACAAGATGGAAATCTTTATGCACTTGATACGCAGCATGGCCGATTTGAAGTTGTCAGCCCGAAAGGTAAACATTTAGGTGAAGTTGATTTCTCTATGCAAAAAATACCTAACAGCCAAGATAAATCGGGTTCCCACAATTTGAAGGTGAAATAA
- a CDS encoding ShlB/FhaC/HecB family hemolysin secretion/activation protein — MSRSCYFTLIVGVLSPALIIPFASHGAELPPIQQSIHQQERQRALEERLASSTPDVRLSAPPVSLGRLAFPVETPCFVIDHITLSGTEPLPRWLPLQRIADQAQGHCLGGQGINLLMSQMQNRLIDHGYVTTRVLAPQQDLNRGTLALQVVPGKIRHVELTPDSDRHVTLLSAFPARPGNLLDLRDIEQGLENLQRVPTVQANMELIPGEAPGETDIALSWKQSKMWRLAASLDDSGTRSTGRYQGGATLFLDNPLSLSDLFYVSAGGSIKNRGDKGTNNLTGHYSLPFGYWTLGMTASSYDYHQTVAGLNGDYGYRGESENVSLQLSRLLHRNASQKTTLTYDVLTRSSKNYINDTEVEVQRRRTSAWRVGLEHRHFISQAILDAGVSYQRGTRWFGAVPAQEEYVGEATALSKILRLNAQLDIPFALQKQNFHYNLQYQRQSTNTPLTPQDQFSIGGRWSVRGFDGERTLNADRGWTVRNDLGWYTPLPGHELYVGVDYGEVGGRSDPYLLGHHLAGAALGVRGNVLNTRYDLFAGKPLSKPDGFKTDSVTVGFNLNWQY, encoded by the coding sequence GTGTCGCGTTCCTGTTATTTTACATTAATTGTTGGCGTATTATCACCAGCATTGATTATTCCGTTCGCCAGTCATGGCGCGGAATTGCCTCCTATTCAACAAAGTATTCATCAACAGGAACGGCAACGCGCACTGGAAGAGCGTTTGGCCTCCTCAACGCCGGATGTGCGCTTATCTGCGCCGCCAGTCTCTTTAGGCCGTCTGGCTTTCCCGGTGGAGACACCCTGCTTTGTCATTGACCATATTACCCTCAGCGGAACCGAGCCGTTACCTCGCTGGTTGCCACTGCAACGCATTGCCGATCAAGCGCAAGGCCACTGTCTGGGAGGACAGGGCATTAATCTGCTGATGAGCCAGATGCAAAACCGCCTGATTGATCACGGCTATGTCACTACCCGAGTGCTGGCCCCGCAACAGGACTTGAACAGGGGTACGCTGGCGTTACAAGTGGTGCCTGGCAAAATACGCCATGTTGAGCTGACCCCCGACAGTGACCGCCATGTGACGCTGTTGAGTGCTTTCCCTGCCCGCCCCGGTAACCTGTTGGATTTACGTGATATTGAGCAAGGGCTGGAGAACCTACAGCGCGTCCCCACGGTGCAGGCCAACATGGAGTTGATCCCCGGTGAGGCCCCCGGCGAGACCGATATCGCCCTGAGCTGGAAACAGAGCAAAATGTGGCGGCTGGCGGCCTCGCTGGATGACTCTGGCACCCGCAGCACTGGCCGCTATCAAGGCGGCGCGACCCTGTTTCTGGATAACCCGCTCTCTCTGAGTGACCTATTTTATGTCTCTGCCGGTGGCTCAATAAAAAATCGCGGCGATAAAGGCACCAATAACCTGACCGGCCATTACTCGCTACCTTTCGGCTATTGGACTCTCGGCATGACCGCCAGCAGCTATGACTATCACCAGACGGTGGCGGGTCTCAATGGCGATTACGGCTATCGCGGCGAAAGTGAAAATGTGTCGCTGCAACTCAGCCGCCTGCTACACCGCAATGCCAGCCAAAAAACCACTCTGACCTACGATGTGCTGACTCGCTCGTCGAAAAACTACATCAATGATACTGAAGTGGAAGTGCAACGTCGCCGCACCTCGGCCTGGCGTGTTGGTTTAGAGCATCGCCACTTTATCTCACAAGCCATACTGGACGCGGGTGTCAGTTACCAGCGCGGCACTCGCTGGTTTGGTGCAGTACCGGCACAAGAAGAGTATGTCGGCGAAGCCACTGCTCTGAGCAAAATTCTGCGGCTGAATGCGCAACTGGATATTCCTTTTGCCCTGCAAAAACAAAACTTCCATTACAACCTGCAATATCAGCGGCAAAGCACCAACACGCCACTGACACCACAGGATCAATTCAGTATCGGTGGCCGCTGGTCAGTACGCGGTTTTGATGGCGAACGCACATTGAATGCCGATCGCGGCTGGACGGTGCGCAATGATCTCGGCTGGTATACCCCGCTACCAGGCCATGAACTGTATGTCGGTGTGGATTACGGCGAGGTCGGTGGTCGCAGTGATCCTTACTTACTGGGCCACCATCTGGCAGGCGCGGCTTTGGGTGTGCGCGGCAACGTGCTGAATACCCGCTATGACCTGTTTGCTGGCAAACCGCTGTCTAAACCCGATGGTTTCAAAACCGATTCGGTGACCGTCGGCTTTAACCTGAACTGGCAATACTGA